From Anastrepha obliqua isolate idAnaObli1 chromosome 3, idAnaObli1_1.0, whole genome shotgun sequence:
tcccttctctcttccgcggctGTCTTTCTCccacgaacaaaatgtttccctccctaatgtttcgttgtgtaaatgggcacatacacatacgtgtattaaataattttgtaatataaatcTTAATATACCCGTCAAATACAAATctacaaatttaaaaaggataaaatcaaaaattttgtatttttatttatgtatcattgttcatttacttatatataatattatttatttttaagcactTTCTGCTTgctgaaaaaaccaaaataggAGCATTTTTGGGCAACTTTACAAACTTGATAATCaactaacttaaaaactatagcCTTCCCAATGGTGGGATTTTCACTTTTAGaacgtaaaaatgtttttaacgtTAACACGTCAATTATTTTTGCTTGgtagtaatatttttatagctTATCTTTAAGTGCAGTACGTGGTAAAGATACATCGAATACAATAGGTGGATTCTGAGGCTTATAATTTATATCACAAGTGGATGCGTTCACATAGATAATATTTCCATCTGAAGTAATACCGTAGCCCTCATGAATATGGCCAAACACGTGGTATTTAGGTTTGACGCGTTTCTGAACAGTAGTTAATAATTCAACACAGCCGGCGCGAATGCCAGAGCAGCACAAATCTCCATGACCTACGGGAGGTGTGTGCGTTACCAATATATCTACATCATTGGGTATAAGGTTCCATTTGTTTAAACATGCTTCACCTCGTTGCAAATTAAATGCccatttacaaaattctggttGCCAAGGGGTACCATATATTCGGATGCCCATTACATTTACTAATTGGTCTTCTATATATGTACAATTGGTTAGAACTTCccgaatattttttgttttcaaagcaATTTCTATGTCCTCTTGGGGATTTCCCAACAACGGCATATTTTCAAGACTCAAGTGGCCAGTATGTTTTGTCCTGTTCACAAGTACAAAAAATATCGGATTAAAGATATTGCAACGACAAAAGAAATATACATACCGGCTATTAGCGCATTCATTACGAGAAGATTCTGTAAAATTTGTGTCAAAGCTCAGCTCGTGATTTCCAGCTATTACTAATTTGTGTTTATGAGGCAGCGTAGAAATCCAGTTGTTGAACTCAATAACTTCTTCACGTTTACCACATTTGGTAAAGTCGCCAGCGTGAATAAATATATCACCAGTTGGTATATCAAATCTCAAATAAGATGTTAACGAATGTGTATCACTCATACATACGACACGGACTTTATTAGGTCCTTTCTCTGTCTGTGGTTGACTCATATGAACTTTAATGACACGTTGAGTCCTTGAAATTTCTTTCCAAGCTGCCGTCGGATCATGTGTTAATGGATGTACCGTTATTGGAATATCCATAGTCTTTAGATAAACCTgatcatttacatatatacctacacgTTAAATTTCAGGCTTTGCGAGATGCAAAACCAAGCTATATTTACATTAAGGATAATTCAAGTATGTGCATTAAAAGTAGTAATAGACACGAAAGGTACGGTTCAATATATTACCCAGTTATTTCGGATTCTTGTATCCCAATAGGAGAATAAGTGTTTGGACGAAGGCCTATTCGCTTTTTCTGTGAGAATTATTAGGAATTTTCCAACAAAAGTCACAGGAAATGTTAGTTCAgtgtttattttactaaaattaacaCCAACACTATACAGTTAacaatagttttcaagttatttgctcgtttatttgtgttttatcTTCACCAAATTGTATGCCCTTTtcacatatattttcattactATACCTATGTAACATACATGCACTTTTGAaacactttatatttatatacaaaatagGCATTGTCAGTccaataagtaaaaacactccTCACTGGTTGTCAAAAAATGTCTACAGCTGAGATCGCCTGTTTCTAATGGCCTCGGGACACggtccagcatgcttgactgagctttgtgtgtcgccgtgtcacacatacttgttgtcggcttttgaatgatgaaaatcaaaaattttagatattagcgtcaatcagccgacacgcacacatataaagttcttgtcaaacaatgctaGACCGTGACCCGAGGCCATAAAAGGCTCTTTTATGTAACATGGTTGCATGAAAAATGATTAAATGTCATAGAAAAACGTATCAAAAAGGTTAACATATACCGCACACATtcagatatttgaaaaaaaaagcttataAAGGGGGGCATAGAGTGTATcaccatcttaaaactgaaaaccgcacTCTCCGGAGGCTTAAAGTTTTTAGGTAATTTATTGCTAAAGTTGTGTAATTTGGCGAAAAGTTGATATTGCCAAACACCTTAAATAAGAGCAAAGTTCACGTGCATAGACGTTCACTAAGAGATTGCTTGCAAATCTGCAGTATTTTTACTTCAGTTTAGAATTGAGAAATACTTATGAAAAATAGACGtatacaattaaattttacaggAGCGTCGACTAGAAGGGGTTGTAAATTTGTGAAACTTTTGCATAGAACTTTTTAATGCGTTAGCggccttttatttttacatgaattttTGTACAATGACAATAATGGCGCCCAAACTCACCGCCGTTATCGTAATCCTTGACTGTTTCCCGTGagatacacaaaattgagcaaaacttgaGGCCGTAGAAAACAGCTGCTTTCGCTTGGTTACATGTTTACACAATAGTTTATGTGAGTTGTATTGACTCAATGTAGCCGTTGATGTTTTTGCCTACGTACTTTTACACAAATCCGCATTATCACTTACTATTTGtcatctttatatataaaaatgaatgtttgtctgtatgtcaccgattattttaaaaattggtatatataggtatgtatttgtccacggagaaggtttgtagaatatgctcattgctggcactcgccaccaggtggtgCTGCAGAGTaccaacttctgccccgttcaaccgattgtcttaaaattagtatgaccatgtatttttacacagaggaaacgaatatgacaATTTCATAGATGTAACATAGATTTTGATTCAAGACATATGTTTGCCAATCGCTAACAAGGCACTGATGCAACGACAAACACACTATGATTCTGACGAACTGGGGACATTAGTTAGAACAAATCTTCCGCAGTTGATTCCAGAACAACGCATTGCGTTTGACAGAATTATGCGTGCAATCACAGAACAAAGCGGTGGGCTGTTTTTCATAGATGCGGCCGGTGGTACAGGcaagacttttcttctttcactaattttggcaaccatacgatcacaaaataattttgcacTGGCTATTGCATCATCTGGAATTCCGGCAACTCTTTTGGATCGTGGCCGAACAGCACATTCAGCATTGAAACTGccgttgaatttgcaaaacactGAAGCACCAACATACAACATCAGTAAAAACTCTGAAATgggaaaagtactccaaacgTGTTAAATTACcatatgggatgaatgtacaATGTTTCACAAGAAAGCATTGGAAGCGTTTGACCGTACACTGCGAGATTTGGGCAGAAACAGACGGATCTTCGGtggcgcactcattttattgtctggtgattttcgacaaacattgCCCATTATACCACGTTCAACATCCGCTTATGAACTTAATGTGTGTCTTAAATCATGAATTCTCCTTTACGGAAATTGACTTTGAAACTGTACAACTACA
This genomic window contains:
- the LOC129243124 gene encoding metallophosphoesterase domain-containing protein 1 — translated: MDIPITVHPLTHDPTAAWKEISRTQRVIKVHMSQPQTEKGPNKVRVVCMSDTHSLTSYLRFDIPTGDIFIHAGDFTKCGKREEVIEFNNWISTLPHKHKLVIAGNHELSFDTNFTESSRNECANSRTKHTGHLSLENMPLLGNPQEDIEIALKTKNIREVLTNCTYIEDQLVNVMGIRIYGTPWQPEFCKWAFNLQRGEACLNKWNLIPNDVDILVTHTPPVGHGDLCCSGIRAGCVELLTTVQKRVKPKYHVFGHIHEGYGITSDGNIIYVNASTCDINYKPQNPPIVFDVSLPRTALKDKL